A genomic region of Arachis stenosperma cultivar V10309 chromosome 9, arast.V10309.gnm1.PFL2, whole genome shotgun sequence contains the following coding sequences:
- the LOC130949113 gene encoding subtilisin-like protease SBT4.3 codes for MVKLNFVVRSVVITLAFTLSLCDANDDDGNPKFHIVYLGSLPETKASYSPTSHHLNMLQQVLDGSNPTKSLVRSYKRSFNGFAAMLTNQQAAKLTEMEGVVSVFPSKTLQTQTTRSWDFLGLPKAPKGHQTVETNLVVGFLDTGVWPESESFSDKGIREPVPKHWKGICAGGLNFTCNKKLIGARFYVENSARDNIGHGSHTASTAAGKTVDNGGFYGIAGGTARGAVPSSRIAAYKVCSSAGCQDHDILAAFDDAIADGVDVISVSLSGTIALRLDTDSIAIGSFHAMAKGVVVVQSAGNYGPLPGTVSSVAPWVITVAANTIDRKIVDKVVLGNGKALTGIPVINPFEPKRRTIPIALSNGNTRSCFEKSDDQCACLDEKSVKGKIILCEYYLEKDVLFSGAAGAIGKASDLDNVASNTLMPSVTLLQKDYAIVKSYKNSTKHPSAKILKSESAQDHNAPKVVAFSGRGPNPTISEILKPDISAPGVNILAAFSPIGSPTEDPSTDNRSVHYNILSGTSMSCPHVSGIAAYVKSFHPHWSTAAIKSAIMTSAKPMVRSSVEDVGEYAYGSGQANPILAINPGLVYDINKEDYVQMLCNLGYDNRKIKVISGELNACKGAAHRSLVRNLNYPTFAAHVRPMVPFNVRFGRIVTNVGLANSSYTVTITPNPQVNITVTPKVLSFKALNEKKSFVVKVVGKIPHETVVISSIVWSDATHHVRSPIVIDVSVP; via the coding sequence ATGGTGAAGCTCAATTTTGTTGTGCGTAGTGTGGTGATCACTCTAGCATTCACGCTTTCCCTTTGTGATGCTAACGACGACGATGGTAATCCAAAATTTCATATTGTTTATTTGGGCTCATTACCTGAAACAAAAGCTTCTTATTCTCCCACCTCTCACCATCTTAATATGCTGCAACAAGTTCTTGATGGTAGCAACCCAACAAAATCCTTAGTCCGTAGCTACAAGAGGAGCTTTAACGGTTTTGCCGCCATGCTCACGAATCAGCAAGCGGCAAAGTTAACCGAAATGGAAGGTGTTGTTTCAGTTTTCCCAAGCAAGACTCTCCAAACCCAAACCACAAGATCTTGGGATTTCTTGGGACTTCCAAAGGCACCAAAAGGGCATCAAACAGTAGAAACTAATCTCGTTGTCGGATTTCTCGACACCGGGGTTTGGCCGGAATCGGAAAGCTTCAGCGACAAAGGTATCAGAGAGCCTGTTCCGAAACATTGGAAGGGTATATGTGCAGGTGGCTTGAACTTCACATGCAACAAGAAGTTAATCGGAGCAAGATTCTACGTAGAGAACTCTGCCAGAGACAACATTGGCCATGGAAGCCACACAGCATCAACAGCAGCCGGAAAAACCGTTGACAATGGCGGTTTTTATGGAATTGCAGGAGGCACAGCGAGAGGAGCAGTTCCTTCTTCAAGAATTGCTGCTTACAAAGTATGCAGCTCTGCAGGCTGTCAAGACCACGACATCTTAGCTGCCTTTGATGACGCAATTGCTGACGGAGTTGACGTCATCTCCGTTTCACTTTCTGGGACCATTGCCCTACGCCTTGACACAGATTCAATTGCCATCGGTTCATTTCATGCAATGGCCAAAGGAGTAGTTGTAGTCCAATCTGCTGGAAATTATGGTCCTTTACCTGGCACCGTATCAAGCGTTGCGCCATGGGTGATAACCGTCGCAGCAAACACCATAGATCGGAAAATCGTTGACAAGGTCGTTCTTGGAAATGGAAAAGCGTTGACCGGGATCCCGGTTATTAATCCTTTCGAGCCAAAGAGAAGAACAATTCCTATAGCTTTGAGCAACGGCAATACAAGGAGCTGTTTTGAAAAATCCGATGATCAATGTGCATGCTTGGATGAAAAATCGGTGAAAGGAAAGATAATTTTGTGTGAATATTATCTAGAAAAAGATGTACTCTTTTCTGGTGCAGCTGGTGCAATTGGAAAAGCATCTGATCTTgataacgtggcttctaacacTCTAATGCCTTCAGTGACATTGCTGCAAAAAGATTATGCCATTGTTAAATCCTATAAAAACTCAACAAAACACCCAAGTGCTAAGATCCTCAAGAGTGAGAGCGCTCAAGATCATAATGCTCCTAAAGTGGTAGCATTTTCTGGCCGTGGACCAAACCCTACAATTTCAGAGATCTTGAAACCTGATATAAGTGCCCCAGGGGTTAATATCTTGGCTGCTTTTTCGCCAATTGGTTCACCAACAGAAGATCCTAGTACGGATAATAGATCTGTACATTACAATATTCTAAGTGGAACTTCAATGTCTTGTCCTCATGTTTCTGGAATAGCCGCATATGTGAAAAGTTTTCACCCTCATTGGTCAACTGCGGCAATCAAATCTGCTATTATGACGTCAGCAAAACCCATGGTTAGGAGTTCGGTGGAAGATGTGGGAGAATATGCATATGGATCTGGACAAGCCAATCCAATTCTCGCAATCAACCCTGGACTAGTTTATGACATTAACAAGGAAGATTATGTGCAAATGCTGTGTAACTTAGGGTATGATAATCGCAAAATTAAAGTGATATCTGGAGAGTTGAATGCGTGCAAGGGAGCTGCACATCGATCATTGGTAAGAAATTTAAATTATCCAACTTTTGCAGCTCATGTTCGGCCCATGGTGCCTTTTAATGTCAGGTTTGGTAGAATTGTTACAAATGTTGGTTTAGCCAACTCAAGTTATACCGTAACAATCACACCGAATCCACAAGTTAATATCACGGTGACACCAAAGGTTTTGTCCTTCAAAGCATTAAACGAGAAAAAATCATTTGTAGTGAAGGTTGTTGGTAAGATACCACATGAAACTGTGGTTATCTCATCCATAGTATGGTCAGATGCGACCCATCATGTTCGAAGCCCAATTGTTATAGATGTCTCGGTACCATGA